A window of the Bacillus sp. A301a_S52 genome harbors these coding sequences:
- the ilvD gene encoding dihydroxy-acid dehydratase: MEEKKDLRIRSIDISEGVNRVPNRAMLRAIGFTDEDFKKPMIGIASTWSEVTPCNIHIDDLAREAKSGAESGGGAPMIFNTITVADGIAMGHEGMNYSLPSREVIADSIETVVGAERLDGIVAIGGCDKTTPGCLISMGRFNVPSVYVYGGTIKPGRLNNEDIDIVSSFEAVGQHQQGTINDEQLHKVECSACPGPGACGGMYTANTMAAAVEALGMSIPGSSSTPAVDDYKAQECRQAGELVVKLLENDIYPRDIMTKNAFENAITVVMALGGSTNAFLHLLAISHSAGVDLTLDDFEKIREKVPHLADLKPSGKYVMQDLYEVGGVPAVMKLLLEEGLLHGDCLTVTGKTVAENLAEAPSLKDGQKVIMPFSEPIKKTGPLVVLRGNLAPEGGVAKMSGQKISRFEGVAKVYDSEAEATVAIEAGEIVEGDVLVVRYVGPKGGPGMPEMLSITAMIVGRGLNGKVALMTDGRFSGGSHGFVIGHIAPEAAAGGPIGLLKNGDKVTIDSDTQEINMHVTEEELAKRKSEWKKPELKYKNGVLAKYAKLVSSSAKGAVTDADLE; encoded by the coding sequence ATGGAAGAGAAAAAGGATTTACGGATTCGCAGTATAGACATAAGTGAAGGCGTAAACAGAGTGCCTAATCGCGCCATGTTGCGTGCGATCGGGTTTACAGACGAAGATTTCAAAAAGCCGATGATAGGTATTGCAAGTACTTGGAGTGAAGTGACGCCTTGTAATATACATATTGATGATTTAGCAAGAGAGGCGAAGAGTGGAGCTGAAAGTGGCGGAGGCGCCCCGATGATTTTTAATACCATTACTGTTGCGGATGGGATTGCTATGGGGCATGAAGGAATGAATTATTCGCTACCGAGTCGGGAAGTCATTGCTGATTCCATTGAAACAGTGGTAGGTGCCGAACGGTTAGATGGCATTGTTGCCATTGGTGGGTGCGATAAAACCACTCCAGGATGCCTTATTTCCATGGGCCGATTTAATGTGCCATCTGTCTATGTGTATGGCGGGACGATAAAACCTGGTCGACTAAATAATGAAGATATTGATATTGTGTCCTCTTTTGAAGCGGTTGGACAACATCAACAGGGAACAATTAATGATGAGCAACTTCATAAAGTGGAGTGTAGTGCGTGTCCAGGGCCGGGAGCTTGTGGTGGTATGTATACAGCTAATACGATGGCTGCTGCAGTAGAAGCCCTTGGTATGAGTATTCCAGGCTCTTCCTCCACACCTGCAGTTGATGATTACAAAGCACAGGAGTGCCGACAAGCAGGTGAACTCGTTGTTAAATTGCTAGAAAATGATATTTATCCACGTGATATTATGACGAAAAATGCCTTTGAAAATGCCATAACCGTTGTCATGGCTCTCGGTGGTTCAACGAATGCATTTTTACATTTATTGGCGATTTCTCATTCGGCAGGAGTCGATTTAACACTTGATGACTTCGAAAAAATCCGTGAAAAAGTACCGCATCTTGCTGACTTAAAGCCAAGTGGGAAATATGTCATGCAAGATTTGTATGAGGTTGGTGGTGTGCCAGCTGTCATGAAATTACTACTTGAAGAGGGGCTCTTACACGGCGATTGTCTGACTGTCACAGGGAAGACAGTGGCAGAGAATTTGGCTGAGGCACCTTCTTTAAAAGATGGTCAAAAAGTCATCATGCCGTTCAGTGAACCAATTAAAAAGACAGGCCCTCTCGTCGTTTTGCGAGGTAATCTCGCACCTGAAGGAGGAGTGGCTAAAATGTCCGGACAGAAAATTAGCCGCTTTGAAGGTGTTGCCAAAGTGTACGATAGTGAAGCAGAAGCCACTGTAGCGATTGAAGCTGGTGAAATTGTTGAAGGTGATGTTCTCGTCGTTAGGTATGTGGGACCAAAAGGTGGACCAGGCATGCCGGAGATGCTTTCTATAACCGCCATGATTGTTGGTCGAGGACTAAATGGGAAAGTGGCACTAATGACAGATGGCCGCTTTTCTGGCGGCTCTCATGGTTTTGTAATCGGTCATATTGCTCCTGAGGCAGCAGCAGGGGGACCGATCGGCCTATTGAAAAATGGTGATAAAGTGACGATTGACAGTGACACTCAGGAAATCAATATGCATGTCACTGAAGAAGAACTAGCTAAACGTAAAAGTGAGTGGAAAAAGCCAGAACTGAAATATAAAAATGGTGTATTGGCGAAATATGCCAAACTTGTCTCGTCATCGGCGAAAGGTGCCGTAACAGACGCAGATTTAGAATAG
- a CDS encoding response regulator, whose translation MINVLILDDDPMVAHFNELYLKEIEGFNLMAVAHSYEEAIEKLETVTIDLILLDIYMAGKSGLELLKKIREKDKWSVDVILITAASDVESIQTALRHGAVDYIIKPFDFERFQQALLRYKDKQQMIEGQGHLNQKALDEQFFGVTDQIKNELPKGLSSSTLTIILEVIDSIGETSFSTEEVAEKSEISRVSVRKYLKFMAEIGVLGEKMTYGPVGRPTHLYVYKKEKKKSLSKFL comes from the coding sequence ATGATTAACGTTCTTATTTTAGATGATGATCCAATGGTAGCTCACTTTAATGAATTATATTTAAAAGAAATAGAAGGCTTTAATCTAATGGCTGTGGCGCACTCTTATGAAGAAGCGATAGAAAAGCTAGAAACGGTCACAATTGATTTAATTCTATTAGATATTTATATGGCAGGAAAAAGTGGGCTGGAGTTGCTCAAAAAGATTAGAGAAAAAGATAAATGGTCAGTGGATGTTATATTAATAACTGCTGCTTCTGATGTAGAATCTATTCAGACCGCTCTTAGGCATGGTGCGGTAGATTATATTATAAAGCCGTTTGACTTTGAACGGTTTCAGCAAGCGCTTTTGAGGTATAAAGATAAGCAGCAAATGATTGAGGGACAAGGCCATTTGAATCAAAAGGCCTTGGATGAACAGTTTTTTGGAGTAACAGACCAAATAAAAAATGAGCTACCAAAAGGTTTGTCCTCGTCTACATTAACGATTATTTTAGAAGTGATTGATTCGATAGGAGAAACATCCTTTTCAACAGAAGAGGTAGCTGAAAAAAGCGAGATTTCAAGAGTATCTGTCCGCAAGTACTTAAAGTTCATGGCGGAAATAGGGGTCTTAGGAGAAAAAATGACCTATGGGCCAGTAGGAAGACCGACACATTTGTATGTGTATAAAAAAGAAAAGAAAAAGAGTCTATCAAAATTTTTATAA
- the dcuS gene encoding two-component system sensor histidine kinase DcuS translates to MKTQRFKLRTIIIFLVITVVIISLLVTDLLVSRTINDNIMSEQEEQGLTVARIAARADAVVTGLIEDDPSIVQAYTTEIQEASEVMFVVVMDMDGIRYSHPDPELIGKPFQGDDETKALAGQEYSSISQGTLSASLRSFTPVYNEVDQQIGAVAVGISLENVESTLQKSHRNIILGSLVGIFVGIIGAYVIANYIRKILYGLEPSTIAKTFEERNTMLQSVHEGIIAVDRNAKITLINESGQALFKKAGLEPNPVGMDVQAYLPATGLKRVLETGRAELDAELHINGATFLVNRVPLMLDQTIIGAISTFRDKTELNALAEQLTGVKLYSEALRAQSHEMMNKWHVILGLMRTESYEELKEYILQVVNHRYERTEKLTKNIKDPVLVGFLIGKLSYAKEKNVQLSIECLTEIPSPITEETNHHLITIIGNLIDNAIEAVEGKTEKNIAVSLFYENRRLKINVTDSGTGIKQSQFRFLFNKGYSTKGNDRGYGLHLVKSVVDNLDGTIAIESFAGNGAEFIISIPYEAEVDETL, encoded by the coding sequence ATGAAAACACAACGATTTAAACTGCGTACAATCATTATTTTTTTAGTGATTACAGTCGTTATTATTTCATTATTAGTTACAGACTTACTTGTCAGCCGTACGATTAATGACAACATCATGAGTGAGCAAGAAGAACAAGGCCTTACTGTCGCTCGTATCGCAGCTAGAGCAGACGCAGTCGTAACAGGTCTTATAGAAGATGACCCTTCTATCGTCCAAGCGTATACGACCGAAATACAGGAAGCTTCTGAAGTCATGTTTGTCGTGGTAATGGACATGGATGGCATTCGGTATTCTCATCCAGATCCGGAGTTGATTGGCAAACCCTTTCAAGGAGATGATGAAACGAAAGCATTGGCTGGCCAAGAGTATAGTTCTATCTCTCAAGGAACTTTATCTGCCTCATTACGATCTTTTACACCAGTATATAATGAAGTTGATCAGCAAATAGGGGCAGTAGCTGTTGGTATTTCATTAGAAAACGTTGAAAGTACATTACAGAAGAGCCATCGAAATATTATTTTAGGTTCATTAGTCGGAATATTTGTTGGTATTATTGGGGCATATGTCATCGCCAATTATATTAGAAAGATATTATATGGCTTAGAGCCATCCACGATTGCTAAAACATTTGAAGAACGAAATACGATGCTTCAGTCTGTCCATGAAGGTATTATTGCAGTGGATCGAAACGCAAAAATAACGCTTATAAACGAATCAGGCCAGGCGTTGTTTAAGAAAGCTGGTTTAGAACCTAATCCAGTTGGTATGGACGTTCAAGCCTATTTACCAGCAACAGGATTGAAGCGCGTTTTAGAAACCGGCAGGGCTGAACTAGATGCAGAATTACATATAAATGGGGCAACGTTTCTCGTTAATCGCGTTCCTCTAATGTTGGATCAAACAATTATTGGTGCCATTTCTACGTTCAGAGACAAAACAGAACTTAACGCACTTGCAGAACAACTCACAGGTGTGAAATTATATAGTGAAGCGTTACGCGCTCAATCTCATGAAATGATGAATAAATGGCATGTCATTTTAGGTTTGATGCGAACTGAGTCTTATGAGGAGCTAAAGGAATACATTTTACAAGTAGTCAATCATCGCTATGAGCGAACAGAAAAATTAACTAAGAATATTAAAGATCCTGTGTTAGTCGGATTTCTTATTGGTAAGTTAAGCTATGCTAAAGAAAAAAATGTCCAGTTGTCAATTGAATGCCTAACAGAGATACCCTCACCTATAACTGAAGAAACAAACCATCATCTCATTACCATTATAGGTAACTTAATTGATAATGCTATAGAAGCAGTAGAAGGCAAAACAGAAAAAAATATTGCCGTATCGCTCTTTTATGAGAATAGACGGCTAAAAATAAATGTAACGGATTCAGGAACTGGCATAAAGCAGTCGCAATTTCGTTTTTTATTCAATAAAGGGTATTCAACAAAAGGTAATGATCGGGGCTACGGTCTTCATTTAGTTAAATCAGTCGTGGATAACCTTGATGGTACAATAGCTATTGAGTCGTTTGCTGGAAATGGCGCTGAATTTATTATCTCGATTCCATATGAGGCGGAGGTCGATGAAACGTTATGA
- a CDS encoding fatty acid desaturase family protein gives MELYRFSNEIKSELRTLRVSNNYRGLIGVIYDLLIIGIAIVLGSVSWWFYPLAVLIIGSRQRALATILHDAAHNILAKNRKLNYFLGTYLSGYLIGQEFYNYRDSHCKGHHPHLGDKEKDPDYVYHIEAGLYQIKNKKHFLFKYVLKPLFLLNIISYSYYVFKHRMLQFKKYPKQYIALTIYWVIILSSIIYLGFFFEFLLFWIIPYITSFMVIGWFIEMAEHYPLVDKYNNSLYMTRNRFSHWLEAFFLSIHAENYHLTHHLEFSIPYWNVLKAHKIMMKDPKYRNANEQMGGVFISSNKNPSLIKDLLKNNMLPNNYKKSDLV, from the coding sequence TTGGAATTGTATCGTTTTTCAAATGAGATAAAATCTGAGTTAAGAACTTTAAGAGTTTCAAATAATTATAGGGGGCTGATCGGGGTTATTTATGACTTATTAATAATAGGAATAGCTATTGTTTTGGGTTCAGTGAGTTGGTGGTTTTACCCTTTAGCCGTCTTAATAATAGGATCCCGTCAACGTGCTTTAGCTACTATCTTGCATGATGCAGCGCATAATATATTGGCTAAAAATCGCAAATTAAATTATTTTTTAGGAACTTATTTATCCGGTTATTTAATTGGACAAGAGTTTTATAATTATAGGGATTCACATTGTAAGGGGCATCACCCACACCTTGGGGATAAAGAAAAAGATCCAGATTATGTATACCATATAGAAGCTGGTTTATATCAAATAAAAAACAAGAAGCACTTTTTATTTAAATACGTTCTAAAGCCATTGTTTTTGTTAAATATCATTAGTTACAGTTACTATGTTTTTAAGCACAGAATGCTACAATTCAAAAAATATCCTAAGCAATATATAGCCTTAACAATATATTGGGTTATTATATTATCTAGCATCATTTATCTTGGTTTCTTTTTTGAATTCTTATTATTCTGGATCATTCCATATATAACATCATTCATGGTAATTGGTTGGTTTATTGAGATGGCTGAACATTATCCTCTTGTAGATAAATATAATAATAGCCTATATATGACAAGAAACCGCTTTAGCCATTGGCTAGAGGCATTCTTCTTAAGTATTCATGCTGAAAACTATCATCTAACGCACCATTTAGAATTTTCTATTCCTTATTGGAATGTGCTCAAAGCACATAAAATCATGATGAAAGATCCAAAATATAGAAATGCAAATGAGCAAATGGGTGGTGTATTTATATCATCAAATAAAAACCCTTCTTTGATTAAAGATTTATTAAAAAATAATATGCTTCCAAATAACTACAAAAAGAGTGATTTAGTTTAA
- a CDS encoding 2-hydroxycarboxylate transporter family protein — translation MVEAAKKIFMNETKRNSVLKLDIDSREKIKIFNIPVGWFSVFFILTLISVYTGYLPEGMIGSLLVMIILGEFFGWVGDRTPIIKSYLGGGAIVAIFGSAYMVYSGILPTAVVESVEGFMTTGGFLDFYIAALITGSILGMNSKVLVKVGVRYFAPIMGAVLGASLLAALIGSLIGFTLQDAVLVITLPIMGGGMGAGAVPMAQVYSEFMGQPASYFISVLVPALALGNVFAIILASLLSKLGEKFPSLSGNGQLIKGFKVENKKTQLDVQKMGAGLVAALLFFVAGHILGGFLPLHPYALMIILVAVAKIINVIPDIVVEGANQWYQFVAKAFTLALLFGIGVAYTDLNAVLSALSLQYILIVFSVVMGAIIGAGLIGKLVGFYPIESAITAGLCMANMGGTGDVAVLSAAKRMQLMPFAQIASRLGGAIILLIAGLLIPILF, via the coding sequence ATGGTTGAAGCTGCTAAAAAGATTTTCATGAACGAAACGAAAAGAAACTCCGTTTTAAAGCTAGACATAGATTCGCGAGAGAAAATAAAAATATTTAATATCCCAGTGGGCTGGTTTAGTGTGTTCTTTATCTTAACACTTATAAGTGTTTACACGGGATACCTTCCTGAAGGTATGATAGGAAGTCTTCTCGTAATGATCATTCTTGGTGAATTTTTTGGCTGGGTAGGAGACAGAACCCCGATTATCAAGAGTTATTTAGGAGGTGGAGCCATTGTCGCTATTTTTGGTTCCGCTTACATGGTATACAGTGGGATATTACCAACTGCTGTGGTTGAATCAGTAGAAGGGTTTATGACAACCGGAGGATTTCTAGATTTTTATATTGCTGCGTTAATAACGGGAAGTATTCTCGGTATGAATTCAAAGGTATTAGTAAAAGTAGGGGTTCGTTATTTTGCTCCTATCATGGGGGCTGTACTTGGGGCGTCTCTGCTAGCTGCTCTAATTGGTTCTCTTATTGGATTTACTCTCCAAGACGCTGTTCTCGTCATTACTCTTCCGATTATGGGAGGCGGCATGGGGGCTGGAGCAGTTCCGATGGCACAAGTATACTCTGAATTTATGGGACAACCAGCTAGTTATTTTATTTCAGTATTAGTTCCAGCGCTTGCTTTAGGAAATGTTTTTGCGATTATACTTGCGAGCTTGTTAAGTAAACTAGGTGAGAAGTTCCCATCACTTTCTGGAAATGGTCAGCTTATTAAAGGGTTTAAAGTTGAAAATAAGAAGACACAGTTAGATGTTCAGAAAATGGGAGCTGGACTTGTGGCAGCATTATTATTCTTTGTTGCAGGCCACATTCTTGGTGGTTTCTTGCCGTTACATCCTTACGCTCTTATGATTATCCTTGTAGCTGTTGCGAAAATTATTAACGTTATCCCTGATATTGTAGTAGAAGGGGCTAATCAATGGTATCAGTTTGTAGCAAAAGCGTTCACTCTTGCACTACTGTTTGGTATAGGGGTAGCTTATACAGACCTTAACGCTGTCCTTAGTGCACTGAGCCTACAATATATTCTCATTGTGTTTTCGGTTGTAATGGGGGCCATAATAGGGGCAGGATTAATTGGTAAGCTAGTAGGCTTTTATCCAATCGAATCGGCCATTACAGCAGGTCTGTGTATGGCGAATATGGGGGGAACTGGGGACGTGGCAGTTTTGTCAGCAGCAAAGCGAATGCAACTCATGCCATTTGCTCAAATTGCTTCACGACTAGGTGGTGCTATTATACTATTAATAGCTGGCTTACTTATCCCGATTCTTTTCTAA
- the zupT gene encoding zinc transporter ZupT has product MTENIVFAFNMTLIAGAATGIGSLLAFFTSRTNTKFLSFALGFSAGVMIYLAMVDIFVKAKILLVNELGTISGNWATIAAFFSGMLMIAIIDQLIPEPGNPHNVKRVEDMYRFKRGEKDNELLKMGSFTAIAIAIHNFPEGMATFMAALQEPSLGIALAVAVAIHNIPEGVAISVPIYYATGDKKKALKLSFLSGLAEPLGALAVYFILMPYLSDIVFGLIFAAVAGIMIFISLDELLPAAKKYDETHISIYGLMTGMGVMAVSLILFIS; this is encoded by the coding sequence ATGACGGAAAATATCGTGTTCGCATTTAATATGACATTGATAGCTGGAGCGGCAACAGGTATTGGGAGTTTGCTCGCTTTCTTCACTTCTCGAACGAATACAAAGTTTTTATCATTTGCTCTTGGATTTTCAGCAGGGGTCATGATCTACTTAGCAATGGTCGATATTTTTGTTAAGGCAAAAATTCTGCTCGTGAATGAACTAGGAACTATATCAGGTAATTGGGCTACTATAGCAGCATTTTTCAGTGGTATGTTGATGATTGCTATCATTGACCAGCTTATTCCGGAGCCTGGTAATCCCCACAATGTAAAAAGAGTGGAGGATATGTATCGCTTTAAGCGAGGAGAAAAAGATAATGAATTATTAAAAATGGGCTCTTTCACCGCTATAGCAATTGCAATTCACAATTTTCCAGAAGGGATGGCGACATTTATGGCCGCTTTACAGGAGCCGTCTTTAGGAATCGCGTTGGCTGTTGCGGTGGCTATTCATAACATTCCAGAAGGGGTCGCTATTTCTGTACCCATTTATTATGCTACGGGCGATAAAAAGAAGGCTCTAAAGTTATCCTTTTTATCCGGATTAGCAGAACCACTTGGAGCACTAGCTGTTTATTTTATACTTATGCCGTATTTAAGTGATATCGTGTTTGGTCTCATCTTTGCAGCAGTTGCAGGTATTATGATATTTATTTCATTAGATGAGTTACTGCCAGCCGCAAAGAAATATGATGAAACACACATTTCAATATATGGATTAATGACTGGCATGGGAGTCATGGCTGTTAGTTTAATCTTATTTATTTCTTAA
- a CDS encoding DUF1858 domain-containing protein → MKEISLNKTVYELCNHDPEFIEVMKEIGFVNITKPGMLQSAGRVMTIPKGCRARGVDLDDVVEKIESYGYRVTDHAKKGVEENE, encoded by the coding sequence ATGAAAGAAATATCGCTAAATAAAACAGTCTATGAACTTTGCAATCATGACCCTGAATTTATAGAAGTGATGAAAGAAATTGGCTTTGTGAATATTACGAAACCAGGCATGTTACAGTCTGCTGGTAGAGTCATGACAATCCCGAAAGGATGCAGAGCGAGAGGCGTAGATTTAGATGACGTTGTGGAAAAGATCGAAAGCTATGGTTATAGAGTCACCGACCATGCTAAGAAGGGAGTGGAAGAAAATGAGTGA
- a CDS encoding dipeptidase, producing the protein MTQDVYTYLQDNRDNLLKKLEEFLSIPSISTDRTYKKDVLQAGHFVADYLKDIGFKQVEIKETGGHPLVYGEWLEAEGAPTVLFYGHYDVQPADPYELWDSDPFSPEVRDDKLFARGASDDKGQVFMHLAVFEAFMRTEGKLPINVKVIIEGEEEIGSENLYSFLETNQAMLAADFALISDSGMVEKGQPTMLYGLKGFTGLEVTVNGPNRDLHSGLYGGAVKNPVMALSHLIASLKHENEKVAVAGFYDDIEALTEEERQLMNEAPIEDYVKTTGVPTTVPEEGYTVNEHIMARPTLEINGMYGGYQGEGTKTIIPSSATAKITCRLVPGQDPSVIQDLIIQHLKARAPKGVTLDVKPEPLSAKAYKVDPDHPLIQKAADSLAKAFNKETVFVRLGGSIPVVEQLDQLFKIPVVLLGFGTPEDNLHSPNESFPLDHYDKGLDVLVNFYNEVAH; encoded by the coding sequence ATGACACAGGATGTCTATACTTATTTACAGGATAACCGAGACAACTTACTTAAAAAATTAGAGGAATTCCTTTCTATTCCGAGTATTAGCACTGATCGTACATACAAAAAAGATGTTTTACAGGCAGGTCATTTCGTGGCTGATTATTTAAAAGATATCGGCTTTAAACAAGTGGAAATTAAAGAGACTGGTGGGCACCCGCTCGTTTATGGTGAATGGCTGGAAGCAGAAGGAGCACCAACTGTCTTATTTTACGGACATTACGACGTTCAACCTGCTGATCCTTATGAATTATGGGATAGCGACCCTTTCTCGCCGGAGGTTCGAGATGACAAACTTTTTGCTCGTGGAGCCAGTGATGATAAAGGGCAAGTTTTTATGCATCTTGCTGTGTTCGAAGCATTTATGAGAACGGAAGGAAAATTACCGATTAACGTAAAAGTAATCATTGAAGGAGAAGAGGAAATCGGCAGCGAGAACCTTTATTCTTTTTTAGAAACTAACCAAGCCATGCTTGCAGCAGACTTTGCTCTCATTTCTGATTCTGGCATGGTAGAAAAAGGGCAGCCTACAATGCTTTATGGTTTAAAAGGCTTTACAGGGTTAGAAGTAACCGTGAATGGGCCTAATCGTGACCTCCATTCAGGCTTATACGGGGGAGCAGTTAAAAATCCCGTCATGGCATTAAGCCACCTTATTGCTTCTTTAAAGCATGAAAACGAGAAGGTGGCTGTGGCTGGCTTTTATGATGATATAGAGGCTTTAACAGAAGAAGAACGTCAATTAATGAATGAAGCACCGATAGAAGATTACGTCAAAACGACCGGTGTCCCTACGACGGTACCAGAAGAGGGGTATACGGTAAATGAACATATTATGGCACGCCCTACTTTAGAAATAAATGGCATGTATGGTGGCTACCAAGGGGAAGGCACTAAAACCATTATTCCATCCTCAGCTACTGCTAAAATTACATGCCGATTAGTACCGGGCCAAGATCCCAGTGTTATTCAAGATCTCATTATCCAGCACCTTAAAGCACGAGCACCGAAAGGAGTTACGCTTGATGTTAAACCCGAACCACTATCCGCAAAAGCTTATAAAGTTGATCCAGATCACCCACTCATTCAAAAAGCGGCTGATAGTTTAGCAAAGGCCTTTAATAAAGAGACTGTTTTTGTTCGCCTCGGTGGCTCTATTCCTGTCGTTGAACAACTTGACCAATTATTTAAAATTCCAGTTGTCTTACTTGGCTTTGGCACACCCGAGGATAACCTTCATTCCCCAAATGAAAGCTTTCCTCTTGACCACTATGATAAAGGGCTTGACGTGCTCGTTAATTTTTACAACGAAGTAGCTCATTGA
- a CDS encoding NADP-dependent malic enzyme, with product MAIGNLTDEAMLLHRKLKGKISMESKMEIDTTDDLSLVYTPGVGDVCQAIVENPNDVNELTARGNMIGVITDGSAVLGLGNIGPKAAMPVMEGKCMLFKKFANLDAFPICLDNQDTEDIITIIKSLEPSFAGINLEDISAPRCFEIEKRLKDELNIPVFHDDQHGTAIVVLAALINALKLTENSKEECKIVINGAGAAGVSIAKLLLEAGFINISLVSLEGVVCEGESWLNSSQHEMAKQTNLQKIKGTLDDVIDDADVFIGVSGPGALNGEQVKRMGSNPIIFALANPTPEIEPEEALRAGAAVVATGRSDYPNQVNNLLVFPGIFRGALNAGASDITVEMKISAAWAIAEMVTEEELNPNYIIPDALNKLIPFTVANAVERAAKYS from the coding sequence ATGGCAATAGGAAATTTGACAGATGAAGCAATGCTTCTTCACCGTAAGCTAAAGGGGAAAATTAGTATGGAAAGTAAAATGGAAATTGATACAACCGATGATTTAAGTCTGGTTTACACACCAGGGGTGGGTGATGTTTGCCAGGCGATTGTAGAGAATCCTAATGATGTGAATGAGCTGACAGCCAGAGGTAATATGATTGGGGTCATTACCGATGGGTCGGCTGTATTAGGTTTAGGGAATATTGGGCCGAAAGCAGCTATGCCTGTCATGGAAGGGAAATGCATGCTCTTTAAAAAGTTTGCTAATCTAGATGCATTTCCTATCTGTTTAGATAATCAAGATACAGAAGACATTATTACTATCATCAAATCACTAGAACCATCTTTTGCAGGCATTAACCTTGAGGATATATCGGCTCCACGTTGTTTTGAGATTGAAAAGAGATTAAAAGATGAGTTAAATATTCCAGTCTTTCATGATGATCAGCACGGTACTGCGATTGTCGTTTTGGCAGCGTTAATTAATGCTTTGAAATTGACAGAAAATTCTAAAGAAGAATGCAAGATCGTTATAAATGGCGCTGGAGCAGCAGGGGTGTCCATTGCCAAACTTTTATTGGAAGCCGGATTTATCAATATCTCTTTAGTTAGTTTGGAAGGTGTTGTTTGTGAAGGAGAGTCATGGTTGAACAGCAGTCAACATGAAATGGCTAAGCAAACGAATTTGCAGAAAATAAAAGGTACATTGGATGATGTTATTGATGATGCTGATGTCTTCATTGGTGTTTCAGGTCCTGGTGCTCTCAATGGCGAGCAGGTGAAAAGAATGGGAAGTAACCCTATTATCTTTGCATTAGCGAATCCTACCCCTGAAATCGAGCCGGAAGAAGCATTAAGGGCTGGTGCTGCTGTAGTAGCAACTGGACGTTCAGATTACCCAAATCAAGTCAATAATTTATTAGTGTTTCCAGGTATTTTTCGCGGAGCACTGAATGCCGGTGCTTCAGACATTACCGTTGAGATGAAAATTTCAGCAGCTTGGGCCATTGCGGAAATGGTGACAGAAGAAGAGTTGAATCCTAATTACATTATTCCTGATGCTTTAAACAAGCTGATCCCGTTTACTGTTGCGAATGCAGTAGAACGAGCAGCAAAATACTCATGA